From the Candidatus Pelagibacter sp. IMCC9063 genome, the window TATCCAATAAATTACACCTGTTTATCTAAAGTACAAATTGACTGGGGAGTGAAAGAGGAGCTTAAAAAACATTCTGTTGAGATTGAATCGTGGGCCAAAGGTTTTTATCACCAGAAAATTTCAAAATATAAAAATATTAAAAATCAAAAAAAATACTTATCAAATTGGCATTGGTTCAAAGTTTGGATAGATATTCATTTCTTTTATAAAGTTTTTGAATTTCTATTAATTATCATCTCATTATACTTTGCGATGTATTTCATTATCTCAAAAAATAAAAAAATAATTTCATTTAAAACTAAAGAATTATTATCTATTTTAGCTTTAAGCTTAACTAGTATTTTTTTCTGGCTTGATACTGTTCCCCAATTTAGGTTTGGTTTTGCAAGTATAATAATTTTTTCTTTTTTTTATTAGTTCTTATTTGTCAAAAAGATTTTGAACTAAAAAAAAGAGGAGTGCTGGTAATAATTATTATTTCAATTATATTTTTTAATCTCAAAAATTTTAATAGAATCAATTCTGAGCTATCAAGGAATGACCTGTATCAATATAATAATTTTCCTTGGTTTAATGACGATGTTACTCAAAAAAATTACAAGAATGATAAATTGATTATTAAGGACAAAAAGTTTTATAGAATTGTTAGAGGCATTAATTAAAAAAGCTGTATCTAAAAATACATCTTAAGGCACTAAATGCATCCTTTAGGCCTATTTTTTTTCCTTCTGCGTAGGTTCTTCCTGAATAACTAATGCCCACTTCATATATTTTAACTTTTAATTTTGCAATTTTTGCTGTTATCTCTGGTTCAAAGCCAAAACGATCCTCTTTTAAAACAATTTTTTTTAATTCACTTTTTTTAAAAACTTTATAGCAAGTTTCCATGTCAGTTAAGTTCAAGTTTGTCATCATATTAGACAAAAGAGTTAAGCATTGATTTGCAAGAGTATGCCAAAAATACATAACCCTTCTTTCTTGGCCTCCAATAAAACGGGAACCAAACACCACGTCAGCTTTACCGTCCACAATTGGAGCAATAAGATGCTTGTAATCATCAGGATCGTATTCCAAGTCAGCATCTTGTATTAAAATAATGTCTCCCGATGACGAATCAATTCCTTTTCGAACGGAATATCCTTTACCTCGGTTTGTGGGGTTAAAAATTATTTTATCAACTTGATCGGAAATAGTGTTTAATATTTCCTTAGTACCATCAGTCGATGCGTCATCTATAACAATAATTTCAATTTGACACGTGCCTACATTTGATTTTTTTACTTTATCAATAATAGTTTTGATTGTTACTATTTCATTGTAAACAGGAATTATGATACTTAATTTCATATATTAAAAATATCATTTAAATGAAAAGTATCAAAGAAAAATCTTATTGGAGAAATTTTTATTTTTTAGACAAATATTTTGTTTCACAAGTAAAAAATAATAGAAAAAAATTTTTAAAAATTTTTCGAAAAACTGTATTTTACAACAAAGAATCTACTTTACTAGATGTGGGAACAACACCAAGTCTCGATGAACATGAAAATTACTTAATAAGAAAATTTCCTTACAAAAAAAGTATTACCTGCCTGTCCAATTTTGATTGTAAAATTTTAACAACAAAATTCCCACAATTGAAATGTGTGGTAGGAGACGGGTGCGCAATGTCTATAAAAAATAATTTATTTGATATTGTACATTCGAATGCCACCATTGAACATGTGGGTAGTTATAAAAATCAAGTCAATTTTATAAGAGAGTGCGTGAGAGTATCTAAAAAATATACTTTTATTACAACTCCGAACAGATTCTTTCCAATGGATTTTCACTCAAAAATTCCATTAATAAACTTGTTACCAAAAAATATCTTTCGAAAAATTCTAAAATTATTTGGAGATAATTTTTTCTCCAAAGAAGAGAATCTTAATTTATTAAGTAAAAATGAAATCAAAATGATGCTTAATGAACTCCAGATTAAAAATTTTAAAATTATTGAAAACCGATTCTTAGGTCTCGTTTCTAACTTTTTGCTAGTGGTTATAAAGTAGGTATCTTTGCTAGTACTTGAAATTTTTTATCTGTTATTACCATCTCTCCAGATGAGACAGTTTCTCCAATGGAGTTGCTGATAACTACTTGGTGGGTGATAAACACTAGGTTCTTGGTGCTGTTCCAATTTTTTACAAAGGATTTTATTTCTGCAAGCTGCTTTTTTGCATCCGCTCCAATTCCTTGTCTAAAAAAAGAATTAAGAGCTGGAAAGTCCTTATAATCTCCAAAAGCATACTTAGCTGTATCACGACATCTTTCAAACTGACTAGTCAACACTTGATCAATCTGAATACTATTTTTTTTAAACATATGACCTATTTTTTTACTTTGTTTTATTCCTTCATTGCCCAAATTTCTTTGAGTGGATCTATCGTCAATTTTTAGATTGTTAGGATCTCCACAACAAGAAGGAGTGGTAATTGCATGTCTAATCCAAACTATCTTCCCCCCATCTTCCAACAGATTCCATGCTTCATGTTCATTACGAGCATTAGAAATAGTTGATATAAAAAGCAAGAATAAAAAAATAATTATTTTTTTCATATATTTAATTCCAAAGCGGAGCCAGACAAATACAAACTGCCACAAACTACAATTATACTTTCAGGATCTTGAAGTGCAAGTTGCGCTAGCCCACTTGCGACATTTTTTGTTGGATTGGCATGAATGCCCAATTCCTTTGCTGCTTTTAGTACATCTGTTATTTCGTAGAAATTTTCTCTTAGTTTAACTACTTTGATTTCAGTTATAAGAGATGAAAAATTTTCCAAATAATCTTTCAAATTTTTTGAAGTTAACATTCCAAACACAAAATAGATTCTTTGTTTTCCTTGAATTTTTGACAGAAAATTGGCAAGTTCTTTGCCACCCTCTTTATTATGAGAGCCATCAATAAATAGTCTATTTTCATCGTGGACATGATTTCTTAAATTACCTTTAGTTATTTCTTGAATACGCGCTGGCAACTCTGTCTTGCTGATTGCATCAGAAGTTTTTTTATTATTTAAATCCAAACCTAAAGACCTCAGCGTTTGTATGGCGACTGCCGCATTCTCTAATTGGAATTTTCCTTTCATTTTAGGAAGGCTTAAATCCATTAGCCCTATATTGTCTTGATAAATCATATTATTGTTTTCCTCACTTACCTGAAAGTCTTCCGATAAAATAAATTTTTTAGATCTATTCCTTTTTAACTGCTCATCCATAAACTTCATTGCTTCCGATGATTGTTTGGAAATTATAATATTTGTTTTTTCTTTGATGATTCCACATTTATTTCTTACAATATCCTGAAGAGTTGGACCTAGATATTCTAAATGATCTAAAGAAATCGAAGTAAGCACTTGAGCTACTGGCTGCTCAAATACATTGGTACTATCTCCAATTCCTCCAAGCCCAGTTTCAATAATATGATAATCTGTTTTATGCTTTGAGAAAGCCAAAAATGCTAGCGCCGTAGTAAATTCAAAAAAAGTAATATCTTGATGGTTATTAGCTCTATCTACTTCATAGACTAACTGTTCAAATTCATCATCACTAATAAAATTTTCATTTAAAAAAATTCTTTCATTAAATCTTACTATATGAGGGCTCGTATAAACATTTACTGAATAGCCATGCTCTTTTAAAATATTTTTTAAATATTCGCAGGTACTACCTTTGCCATTAGTTCCAGTTACAGTAATTACATTAGATAGTTGTTGTTCAGGGTGCTTAAGATCTTTGAGTAATCTTTGTATTCTATCTAAAGTTAGTTCAATCCGATCAGGCGGGTTAAGCTGATATAATCTGTTGAGGAGAAACTGTATTTTGTTCGGCTGCATCTGTTGTATCTTCTGCCTTCTTAATTTCTAAGTTGAGCAGTATCGATAACAAATTACTTAACTCTTCTCTATGATTTTTTCTATGAATTATTCTATCTACAAAACCTTTTTTTAACAAATATCCCGCTGTTTGAAATCCGCTTGGCAAATCCTCGCCAATAGTTCTCTTGATAACACCAGGACCAGCAAACATAATTTTAGTATTCTCCGATTCTGCAAAAACAAAAACAGATGGTCCGTAAAACCAACTTGCAGTAACTCCACCTGCCACTGGACTAGTTGCCATTATAATAGCAGGAAGCCCTTTTTCTTCCAGCATCTGCAACCCAATAATAGACTTTGGCATCTGCATCAAAGCAAATGCGGAATGCTGCATCTTTTGTCCCCCTGTTTGAGGAAATGCAATAAAGGGTAGCTTATGTTCAACTGCATATTTGCAAGCAAATACAAAAGCTTCTCCTTCTTCAATTCCAACAGATCCGCCTAAAAATTTTTGATTCATACAATATACAACCGCTTGCATTTTATTTATAGATCCAACAGCTACTAAGGCTGCATGTCTTTGATTGAATTTTTTTCTGGCCTTTTTTACCTTGTCTTTATAAGAGCTAATATCGGACCAGTTTAAAGGATCAGAACTTAGTCTTGGTGTTTCCAGCTCTTCATATGTTCCCTCATCAAATAAAATCTCAAATCGTTTACGAGGAAGAATTTGTTGAGGTTCTTGGCAGTTAGTGCAACAATAAAGATTATTTTCAATGTCTTCTCGGTAAATAATATTGGAGCATGAAGCGCAATTAGTCCAAAGATTGTCTGGCAAAGTAGATTTTTTATTAAATAGATTCTCTAACTTCGGTTTAAGTTTCTTTGTGAGATCCTTGATCCAATTCATATAATTTTAGCTTTTAATTTTTTTACCACGTTCAGCACAGCCTGAACAGGGTTCTTTCTCTGCTCTAAAGAGCTTGATATTGCTTTACAAAGTGCTGAACCAACTACTAATCCGTCCGCTTTTTTTAAAGAACCAATCGTTTTTTCTGTTATTCCAAAACCAATTACTACAGTTTGTTTTGGATTAATTTTTTTAATTTTAGAATAATTTTTTAAGATTACTTTAGGAGACACCTTTAGTTTTTCACCTGTCGTAGATAGCATACTAATATAGTACACCATATCGTGCGAATCTTTTAAAATCTGTCTCATCCTTGTAGCTGATGTAGTGGGAGATAAAAGTTGAATAAAATTAATTGATTGTTTTTTGCATTTAACAGAAAAGACTTTGTTTTCAGGCCAAGGTAAATCAACTACGATTAATCCATCCACACCTGATTGTTTACATTCACGTAAAAAAGTATTTTCTCCTTGCTGGTAAATATTATTATAATATCCCATTAATATTACAGGCTTTGTGTTTTTGTTTTTTTAAACTGTTTTACGATTTGAAAAATATCTTTGATTTTAATCCCGTTTTTAATAGCTCGGTATGCACTACTTTGTATTTGTCCGCCGTCTGCTACAGGGGTATTATGCGGAATTCCAACTTCAATAATATCTACAAATGGTGCGATGGCATTTAAAATTTCTAATGATTTTTTCTTAGTATTGTCACCTGCCACCGTATAAGTGAGCAAAGCAGGTCTTTTTTCATTTTTGCATTTCTCAAAAGCTATCCTAATGTTTGATTTCATTTAAAAAACCCAAGTCTCTTTTTAATAATAGCCCTATCTTTTTTGGCATCTCCACAGCTATTTACACAAATGATTGTATTTTTGTTTAGTTTGGGAGCAATTTTAATTGCTTCTGCGAAAGCATGAGATGGCTCTAAAGAAGGGGATAGATTTTCTAATTTTGAAACTAGCTTATATGCCTGGAGTGCCTCTTCATCTGTTGCGGAAGTATACCTCGCTCTTCTGGCATCTTTTAAAAAACAATGCAGTGGGGAAATACCAGGATAGTCTAGACCCGCACTTATAGAAGATGTTTCCCCAATCTGCCCATCTTTATCTTGAATTACATATTGAGCAGCGCCATGCAAAATTCCAATTTTAGAACCATTGGTGAGAGGTGCTGCATGAAGCTTACTTTTCTTTGGGCCACCAGCCTCCACCCCAACAAACTCTACTTGTTGTTTGTTATAGTCCATAAATTCATTCCAAAATCCAGCAGCGGAGCTTCCACCACCTACACAATTAATTAATTTTAATTTTTTTGGAATCTGTCCAAATTCTTTATTCATTTGAATAATAAGTTCTCTTGATATTTGAGCCGTACTCCAAGCGCATATTTTAATAAAAATATTAGGCCCAACGGTGCTTCCTACTGCCATATGAGTAGTGTCACAATTAGAAACCCAATATCTCATACACTCGCTAACGGCATCAACTAATGTCTGGCTGCCTGAATATACTGGAATTATTTCGGCACCATTTTTTCTGATAGCATCACAGTTTGGTTTTTGACGTATAATATCCTTAGCTCCCATAAAGATCTTACATTTAAGACCAAATTTCTTTGCAGCCATACTAAGCATTTTCCCAGCATACCCAGCACCAGTATCTCCAACAATATATTTTTTACCAGCACGTTTGCAAATAAGAGCATGCACTACCGCATTGTAAATTTTATGAGCACCACCATTCGCTTCAGAAACTACCTTTGCATATATTTGAGCTCCACCTAGATGATTTGTTAAATGATTTAATTTGACAAAAGGAGTAGGGGCACCAACGTAATTTTTAAAATAAAAATCCCGCTTTTGAATAAATTTTTTATCATAACGCAGTTTTGCAAACAGGTTAGTAAGATCCTCAATTGGTTTTTTTAAAGTTTCCGGTATGAAATTTCCACCAAACTTTCCACCATATAAGTAATGCTTATCATGCTGATCTATGATGGGAATTTTTTTTTTATTTTAAGCATATTTTTTAACTTCTTCCATAAACTTTTCAATTTTCTCTAGATCTTTTATTCCCGGTTCAGATTCTAATCCACTTGAAATATCTAATTTAGATGTAAATTGCAAAGCTTGATGAGCATTATGAATATTAATTCCCCCTGCTAAAAAATAAGATGTAATATTTCGATTATCTAATAAATTGAAGTTAAATAACTCAGAATTCTCCATTGCAGGGGTATCCAGTAGCAATTCATCTGCATCCGGGTAGGAGTCAAGTTGTTGTAAATCCTCCTCTGACCCTATCTTAATTGCTTTAATTATTTTTAGATTAGATCTTTTTTTTATTTCTAGTATTCTTTGATTAGTTTCAGATCCGTGTAATTGTAAAAAGTCGATACTACCTTTGATAATATCAATTACAGTATCGTCTGGATTGACTGTTACCGCAACTTTGTATGCTTCAAAATGAGATATTTCTTCCATTAATTCTACTAGTTTGTAGGGAGAAATATTTCGGGGGCTTTTTGAATAATCACAAACAAATCCTAAATATTTTGCACCAGAATCTACAGACATTTTAATTGCATTGTAATCTCTCAATCCACATATTTTAATAGTAGATGTCATTTACTGTAGAGAGGTAATTAATTTTTGAATATTTTTTTTGATATTGCCATTGGTTATACTTCTTCCAATTACAATTTCTGTTGCACCGTTTTGAAAAGCTTGAGAGGGTGTCATAATTCTTTGTTGATCCCCCTTAGAATCTCTTTCTAATCGTATCCCAGGAGTAACGATCTGCATTTTTTTACAGATAGTTTTTATAGATTTCACTTCATGGCCCGAACATACAATTCCATCTAGTTTAGCCTTTTTTGCCAGAGACACTTGTTGTATGACAATTTTTTCAATTGATTTGGTATGCCCTGTTTGCTTAATGGATTTTTCAGAAAACGAAGTAAGGACAGTAACTGCTAAGATTTTTAATTTTTTATTAGTTTTTGCCGCCGCTTGTTTTGCAGCTTGCATCATTTTCATTCCACCTGAGGCATGAATAGTTAAATAGCGCACATTAGTTAAATCCTTAAGGGAGTGGATAGAAGATGCCACCGTATTTGGTATATCTTTCAATTTTAGAT encodes:
- a CDS encoding tryptophan synthase subunit beta; translation: MPIIDQHDKHYLYGGKFGGNFIPETLKKPIEDLTNLFAKLRYDKKFIQKRDFYFKNYVGAPTPFVKLNHLTNHLGGAQIYAKVVSEANGGAHKIYNAVVHALICKRAGKKYIVGDTGAGYAGKMLSMAAKKFGLKCKIFMGAKDIIRQKPNCDAIRKNGAEIIPVYSGSQTLVDAVSECMRYWVSNCDTTHMAVGSTVGPNIFIKICAWSTAQISRELIIQMNKEFGQIPKKLKLINCVGGGSSAAGFWNEFMDYNKQQVEFVGVEAGGPKKSKLHAAPLTNGSKIGILHGAAQYVIQDKDGQIGETSSISAGLDYPGISPLHCFLKDARRARYTSATDEEALQAYKLVSKLENLSPSLEPSHAFAEAIKIAPKLNKNTIICVNSCGDAKKDRAIIKKRLGFFK
- a CDS encoding bifunctional folylpolyglutamate synthase/dihydrofolate synthase, whose product is MQPNKIQFLLNRLYQLNPPDRIELTLDRIQRLLKDLKHPEQQLSNVITVTGTNGKGSTCEYLKNILKEHGYSVNVYTSPHIVRFNERIFLNENFISDDEFEQLVYEVDRANNHQDITFFEFTTALAFLAFSKHKTDYHIIETGLGGIGDSTNVFEQPVAQVLTSISLDHLEYLGPTLQDIVRNKCGIIKEKTNIIISKQSSEAMKFMDEQLKRNRSKKFILSEDFQVSEENNNMIYQDNIGLMDLSLPKMKGKFQLENAAVAIQTLRSLGLDLNNKKTSDAISKTELPARIQEITKGNLRNHVHDENRLFIDGSHNKEGGKELANFLSKIQGKQRIYFVFGMLTSKNLKDYLENFSSLITEIKVVKLRENFYEITDVLKAAKELGIHANPTKNVASGLAQLALQDPESIIVVCGSLYLSGSALELNI
- a CDS encoding glycosyltransferase family 2 protein, whose translation is MKLSIIIPVYNEIVTIKTIIDKVKKSNVGTCQIEIIVIDDASTDGTKEILNTISDQVDKIIFNPTNRGKGYSVRKGIDSSSGDIILIQDADLEYDPDDYKHLIAPIVDGKADVVFGSRFIGGQERRVMYFWHTLANQCLTLLSNMMTNLNLTDMETCYKVFKKSELKKIVLKEDRFGFEPEITAKIAKLKVKIYEVGISYSGRTYAEGKKIGLKDAFSALRCIFRYSFFN
- the pyrF gene encoding orotidine-5'-phosphate decarboxylase, which gives rise to MIKKNNTIFIACDTSSLSKIKKIIRLTKNTPLNIGYKFGLEFFNSKHGRGFISKLPKHHVIWLDLKLKDIPNTVASSIHSLKDLTNVRYLTIHASGGMKMMQAAKQAAAKTNKKLKILAVTVLTSFSEKSIKQTGHTKSIEKIVIQQVSLAKKAKLDGIVCSGHEVKSIKTICKKMQIVTPGIRLERDSKGDQQRIMTPSQAFQNGATEIVIGRSITNGNIKKNIQKLITSLQ
- a CDS encoding methyltransferase domain-containing protein produces the protein MKSIKEKSYWRNFYFLDKYFVSQVKNNRKKFLKIFRKTVFYNKESTLLDVGTTPSLDEHENYLIRKFPYKKSITCLSNFDCKILTTKFPQLKCVVGDGCAMSIKNNLFDIVHSNATIEHVGSYKNQVNFIRECVRVSKKYTFITTPNRFFPMDFHSKIPLINLLPKNIFRKILKLFGDNFFSKEENLNLLSKNEIKMMLNELQIKNFKIIENRFLGLVSNFLLVVIK
- a CDS encoding histidine phosphatase family protein, with amino-acid sequence MKKIIIFLFLLFISTISNARNEHEAWNLLEDGGKIVWIRHAITTPSCCGDPNNLKIDDRSTQRNLGNEGIKQSKKIGHMFKKNSIQIDQVLTSQFERCRDTAKYAFGDYKDFPALNSFFRQGIGADAKKQLAEIKSFVKNWNSTKNLVFITHQVVISNSIGETVSSGEMVITDKKFQVLAKIPTL
- a CDS encoding acetyl-CoA carboxylase carboxyltransferase subunit beta codes for the protein MNWIKDLTKKLKPKLENLFNKKSTLPDNLWTNCASCSNIIYREDIENNLYCCTNCQEPQQILPRKRFEILFDEGTYEELETPRLSSDPLNWSDISSYKDKVKKARKKFNQRHAALVAVGSINKMQAVVYCMNQKFLGGSVGIEEGEAFVFACKYAVEHKLPFIAFPQTGGQKMQHSAFALMQMPKSIIGLQMLEEKGLPAIIMATSPVAGGVTASWFYGPSVFVFAESENTKIMFAGPGVIKRTIGEDLPSGFQTAGYLLKKGFVDRIIHRKNHREELSNLLSILLNLEIKKAEDTTDAAEQNTVSPQQIISA
- a CDS encoding phosphoribosylanthranilate isomerase; protein product: MTSTIKICGLRDYNAIKMSVDSGAKYLGFVCDYSKSPRNISPYKLVELMEEISHFEAYKVAVTVNPDDTVIDIIKGSIDFLQLHGSETNQRILEIKKRSNLKIIKAIKIGSEEDLQQLDSYPDADELLLDTPAMENSELFNFNLLDNRNITSYFLAGGINIHNAHQALQFTSKLDISSGLESEPGIKDLEKIEKFMEEVKKYA